From the genome of Arthrobacter sp. SLBN-122:
GTGGAAACTGGGCGACTGGCCGGAACTCACAGCCCGCTCAGCAGACGCCCGGTTCCTGGTCCAGTACGCCCTGGCCGACGAGCTCTTTCCGAAGGACGGGATGCGCCAGGCGCACGGGATCCTGGAATCCCTGCATGGCGGCACCGGCCGGTACACGGGCAGCTTCCAGCCCGGCGGGCACGTCTTCACCGCTGCCATGCAGGACGAAGCCCTTGATTTCCTGGCCAAAACGCTGGCATTCTGACCACTTTTACAACTGCTCCCACGTCTTACAACTGCTCCCAAGGACCCACGTGACCACACAGCATTCGGCGGAATCCACCCACCAGCAGACCGCTCCGACCGCCATCCCGCGGGTGGCCCTGGTGGGCGTGCACGGCTTCGGCGAGCGGCACCTTGCCAACCTGTCCCGGCTTGAACAGGCGGGCGCCCTGGAACTGGTGGCCGTCGCCGATCCCAACCCGCCGCAGCCTGGCAGCCTGGCCGCTTCGGTGGCCGTGTTCCCGGGCCTGGACGGACTGCTGGCCGCCCAGCCGGGCGTCGACGTCGTCATTATTGCCACCCCCATCCAGACGCATGCCCCGCTGGCCATCGCCGCCCTGGCCGCCGGGATGGACGTCTACGTGGAAAAGCCGCCCGTGGCGTCCCTGGCCCAGTTCGAGCAGGTCCTCGCCATTGCCCGGGAGAATGGCCGACTGGTCCAGGTGGGCTTCCAGAGCCTGGGATCCCGCGCCCTGCCCGCCATCAGGGACACTGTAGCCGCCGGGGAGATCGGTACTGTCCTGGGCATCAGCGCCACAGGCCAGTGGCTCCGGACCCAGGCATACTTCAAGCGCTCACGCTGGGCCGGAAAGCGCAGCCTGGACGGCGTGGATGTGGTGGACGGTGTTGCAACCAACGCCCTGGCCCACGCCGTTGCCACGGGCCTTTCCCTGGCCGGCGCGCGGACCCTCGCCGACGTCGCCTCCGTGGAGACGGACCTGTACCGCGCCAACCAGACCGAAAGCGACGACACCTCCGTCCTCCGGGTCCGCACCACCCAGGGAACCACGCTGCTGTGCGCCCTCACGCTCTGCGCCCCCGAACAGCTGGACCCGACCGTCACCGTGCACGGGACCCTGGGCGACATCACGCTCTCCTACACCCGGGACGAGGTGGTCATCACTACCGCCAACGGCGAGCGGCGGGAGACCTACGCGCGCACGGACCTGCTGGAAAACCTCCTCGACGCCCGGGCCACCGGGGCTCCCCTGCTCTCTGCGCTGCAGGACACCGGCGCGTTCACCGCCGTGCTGGAAGCGATCCGCACCTCTCCCGCGCCGGCCCCGATCGACGGACAATACATCTCGTGGGAGGGCGGAGGCGACGACGCACATCCCGTGGTCCAGGGCATCACCGACCTGATGGCCCGCGCCGTCAAAGCGCAGGCAACCTTCGCCGAGCTCGGAGCCCCCTGGG
Proteins encoded in this window:
- a CDS encoding DUF6807 family protein, translating into MTTQHSAESTHQQTAPTAIPRVALVGVHGFGERHLANLSRLEQAGALELVAVADPNPPQPGSLAASVAVFPGLDGLLAAQPGVDVVIIATPIQTHAPLAIAALAAGMDVYVEKPPVASLAQFEQVLAIARENGRLVQVGFQSLGSRALPAIRDTVAAGEIGTVLGISATGQWLRTQAYFKRSRWAGKRSLDGVDVVDGVATNALAHAVATGLSLAGARTLADVASVETDLYRANQTESDDTSVLRVRTTQGTTLLCALTLCAPEQLDPTVTVHGTLGDITLSYTRDEVVITTANGERRETYARTDLLENLLDARATGAPLLSALQDTGAFTAVLEAIRTSPAPAPIDGQYISWEGGGDDAHPVVQGITDLMARAVKAQATFAELGAPWARALPPTHTLPLDGHPVADYRDGSHIRAVSSPRPYLHPVRTLAGTVVTDHQPLDHVWHLGVGVALQDVDGVNFWGGRTYTREAGQYVWRPDHGSIASTGTAAEQNDAVDGREGRLQETLSWNGPDGTPILVEERSWAWAGVAPSIWRLSLDFALSPAGDTPVSLGSPGSNGRFEGGYGGFFWRLPQCGDAAVWTPAGAGESQTHGSVTRWLAWSGEFDGGPATLVFVAPEGSTDPWFVRVEGYPGIGQSLAWDAPVNARRGSPVRRSITVFVADGILSTTDIQDLINQQGDPS